The Myotis daubentonii chromosome 19, mMyoDau2.1, whole genome shotgun sequence genome window below encodes:
- the PATE1 gene encoding prostate and testis expressed protein 1 — MDRPLLWGLPVLLCCFRVLSGSFMNREHAAQALYQQHLYIDKSKLFDTVQCKMCHIRFPGQRCSRGRGICHATPEEACTVGRIAKSDGTPWLTFMGCLKNCANVNNIRWSTYLVEFRCCRSFDFCNELI, encoded by the exons aTGGACAGGCCCCTCCTGTGGGGACTCCCTGTGCTGCTCTGCTGCTTCAGAG TTCTATCTGGGTCATTTATGAACAGAGAACATGCAG CGCAGGCACTCTACCAGCAGCACCTCTATATTGATAAAAGCAAACTTTTTG ACACTGTCCAGTGCAAGATGTGCCACATCAGGTTTCCAGGGCAGAGATGCTCCAGAGGCAGGGGCATATGTCATGCCACACCGGAGGAGGCTTGCACAGTTGGGAGGATTGCTAAAA GTGACGGCACTCCGTGGTTGACCTTCATGGGCTGCCTGAAGAACTGCGCGAACGTGAACAACATCAGATGGAGCACCTACCTGGTCGAGTTCCGGTGCTGCAGGAGCTTTGACTTTTGTAATGAGCTCATCTAA
- the PATE2 gene encoding prostate and testis expressed protein 2 gives MFALFLLGLVSLICTNNGALQRYLVAPSVLCYKCKKFHLGLCYDTMDSCHLKFQQSCAIENVYILTKKGQSIYYYSILSCMTNCEDVNFLGFEKRTELICCNHSNYCNLPEGS, from the exons ATGTTCGCTCTGTTTTTGCTGGGCCTGGTCTCTCTGATCTGCACCAATAATG gTGCTCTTCAGAGGTATCTCGTAG CGCCTTCTGTACTATGTTATAAATGTAAGAAATTTCATCTTGGGTTATGCTATGACACCATGGACTCCTGCCACCTGAAGTTCCAGCAGTCCTGTGCCATCGAGAACGTTTACATCCTCACAAAAAAAG GGCAGAGTATATACTATTATTCAATACTGTCGTGCATGACCAACTGTGAGGACGTCAACTTCTTGGGTTTTGAGAAGAGGACAGAGCTCATCTGTTGCAACCATAGTAACTATTGCAACCTTCCCGAGGGATCCTAG
- the PATE3 gene encoding prostate and testis expressed protein 3, whose protein sequence is MDKHFLLVFSLFCCIAVVTSLKCITCHLHMESDRCRRGFGVCLAQKSETCMLLNIYKKYELQLSYMVCQKFCRDLMFNHNNLTYIHHCCKSDYCNMNR, encoded by the exons ATGGACAAACACTTCCTGTTGGTCTTCTCCCTCTTCTGCTGCATTGCGG TAGTGACATCGCTGAAGTGCATAACGTGCCACCTTCACATGGAATCAGATCGTTGTAGAAGAGGCTTTGGTGTTTGTCTTGCTCAGAAGAGTGAAACATGCATGCTCTTAAATATCTACAAGA AATATGAGCTCCAGTTATCATATATGGTGTGTCAGAAATTCTGCAGAGACTTGATGTTTAATCACAACAATCTGACTTACATTCATCACTGCTGCAAGTCTGATTATTGTAACATGAATCGCTAA